The following nucleotide sequence is from Solea senegalensis isolate Sse05_10M linkage group LG19, IFAPA_SoseM_1, whole genome shotgun sequence.
CTATGCCAATCTTAAAGCAACTAGTGTCCGGCTCCTCCCAAACTAAACGCCGCTCGCGCATGGACCTGACCAGGGAGATGATCAGTGCCCCTCTGGGTGACTTCCGCCACACCATGCATGTAGGTCGCAGTGGTGATGCTTTTGGAGACACCTCCTTCCTTAGCACGCGGTCAGGAGAACCTCCACCTGAGACCAAGTCCTTCCCTCATTCTCCCCGACCTGGCCTCCTGTCTCGCACCTTTAGGAGCAGCAAACGCTCTCAGTCTGTGACCAGGGTTGATCAGCAGACGGACAACACCCTGGCGTTCACAGCTGGGTCACCCACCTATGTGAAAAATGCCATGTCCCTGCCTTTTCTcaatgatgatgacagagaTGACAGCATGGTGGCCAAGAGTCTGTCCTCGAGTCCTTTAAAGCAGCAGCATGGGGAGGTTGACGGGAGAGGCGCGGCTGCAGCCGCTCACTTCCTGGAGTTGGAGGAGCGAAGCTTTGGCGAGCTGACTGAGCTTCCAGAGAGCAACCTCCTCTGTGGAGGTGGAATGAAGCACGCCGTGTCGGTAATGTCCTTTCACGTCGACCTGGGGCCCTCCATGCTGGGCGACATCCTGGGGGTgatggaaaaggaggaggatgatCTTGGCTACGAGGAGGGCAAAAGCAGCGAGGGCCGCGCCTCCCCTTCCCTGAGCACACACGGCGAGGAAGAGGATAGCGTGAAGAAGGgggaagacgacgacgacgacgaggaggaagaggaagaagaggaggcggAACTGCAGCTGCCGCGCTGTATGCACCCAGCGAGCTCCCTTGACCAGCAGCCTGAGAACGGAGGGCTCTACACTCCG
It contains:
- the cdc42ep4a gene encoding cdc42 effector protein 4a, giving the protein MPILKQLVSGSSQTKRRSRMDLTREMISAPLGDFRHTMHVGRSGDAFGDTSFLSTRSGEPPPETKSFPHSPRPGLLSRTFRSSKRSQSVTRVDQQTDNTLAFTAGSPTYVKNAMSLPFLNDDDRDDSMVAKSLSSSPLKQQHGEVDGRGAAAAAHFLELEERSFGELTELPESNLLCGGGMKHAVSVMSFHVDLGPSMLGDILGVMEKEEDDLGYEEGKSSEGRASPSLSTHGEEEDSVKKGEDDDDDEEEEEEEEAELQLPRCMHPASSLDQQPENGGLYTPEHTPETRPKHFQHLDSCSMSSSGSAALEEKPSSQTYACDTDSATFSAPPEEESNFSSFLEDEDDEIRV